The proteins below are encoded in one region of Methanofollis aquaemaris:
- a CDS encoding 30S ribosomal protein S8, which produces MARLNTIADAMSAIKNASDGGKSSVIVEPASKLLGAMLGIMQEGGYIGEFEYIEDGRGGQFKVTLLGRINKCGAITPRFATTLEEMESWETRYLPAKGFGVLLISTSKGVMSHEQARRDGIGGELLGYVY; this is translated from the coding sequence ATGGCACGACTGAACACGATTGCAGATGCGATGAGCGCCATCAAGAACGCCAGTGACGGCGGGAAGTCCTCAGTTATCGTCGAGCCCGCGAGCAAACTCCTTGGCGCCATGCTCGGGATCATGCAGGAAGGCGGGTACATCGGCGAGTTCGAGTACATCGAGGACGGCCGCGGCGGCCAGTTCAAGGTCACGCTTCTTGGTCGGATCAACAAGTGCGGTGCGATTACCCCGCGCTTTGCCACGACTCTTGAAGAGATGGAATCGTGGGAAACGAGGTATCTCCCGGCAAAGGGTTTCGGGGTCCTCCTGATCTCGACTTCGAAGGGCGTCATGTCGCACGAACAGGCCCGCCGTGACGGTATCGGCGGCGAACTGTTGGGATATGTCTACTGA
- a CDS encoding ribonuclease P protein component 1, giving the protein MITSQTLLRHELTGLAVSVVKARNPTYVGMSGRIVDETRNMLAVLTPGGEKKVEKKGTVFLFALPTRVCVEVDGSALVARPEKRISMRKTR; this is encoded by the coding sequence ATGATCACCTCGCAGACCCTCCTTCGGCACGAGCTCACCGGACTTGCAGTCTCTGTGGTGAAGGCCAGGAACCCGACATATGTCGGGATGTCTGGCCGGATTGTAGATGAGACTCGCAATATGCTGGCGGTCCTCACCCCTGGGGGAGAGAAGAAGGTGGAGAAGAAAGGCACAGTCTTTCTCTTCGCCCTCCCCACCAGGGTATGCGTCGAAGTGGATGGGTCTGCCCTTGTGGCACGACCTGAAAAACGGATCAGCATGCGCAAAACCAGATAG
- a CDS encoding 50S ribosomal protein L2 — protein MGHRIISQNRGRGGPTYRAPSHKYKAALKHACRNTETVKGTITDIEHDPARHAPIALVALENGKKIYMLVTEGMGVGDEVAWGPEAGVQNGNTLPLRDIPVGAYICNIESRPNDGGKFVRSSGVQAMVVGKTTGKVAVQMPSGKQKWFHELCMGTIGIVAGGGRGEKPFVKAGNKYHKMKSQAQKWPRSSGVKMNVIDHPFGGGGHQHPGRPKTVARGTSPGRKVGHIAARRTGKWKK, from the coding sequence ATGGGACATAGAATTATTTCACAGAACCGTGGCCGGGGCGGCCCGACCTACCGGGCGCCATCCCACAAGTACAAGGCTGCACTCAAGCACGCCTGCCGGAACACCGAGACCGTGAAGGGCACGATCACCGATATCGAGCACGACCCTGCACGGCATGCTCCGATCGCCCTTGTCGCTCTTGAAAACGGCAAGAAGATCTACATGCTTGTCACCGAGGGCATGGGCGTCGGCGACGAAGTCGCCTGGGGACCGGAGGCCGGTGTCCAGAACGGCAACACCCTGCCGCTCCGTGACATCCCGGTCGGCGCCTACATCTGCAATATCGAGTCAAGGCCGAACGACGGCGGTAAGTTCGTTCGTTCAAGCGGTGTCCAGGCCATGGTCGTCGGCAAAACAACCGGCAAGGTCGCGGTCCAGATGCCCAGCGGCAAGCAGAAGTGGTTCCACGAACTCTGCATGGGCACGATCGGCATCGTTGCCGGTGGCGGACGTGGCGAGAAGCCATTTGTCAAGGCCGGGAACAAATATCACAAGATGAAGTCGCAGGCCCAGAAGTGGCCCAGATCATCTGGTGTGAAGATGAACGTCATCGACCACCCGTTCGGTGGCGGTGGCCACCAGCATCCGGGCAGGCCGAAGACTGTCGCCCGCGGCACCTCTCCAGGCCGCAAGGTCGGGCATATCGCAGCCCGCAGAACTGGGAAATGGAAGAAGTGA
- a CDS encoding 50S ribosomal protein L5, with protein sequence MTNPMQELHIDKVVVHMGVGESGERLVNGENIIRAITGAEPVRAFAKKTQPAFGTRKGAPIGAKVTLRGKKAETFVQTAFDIAERRLSSSAFDNQGNFSFGIEEHTDFPGQSYDPQIGIYGMDVNVILEKNGVRIARRMIARRKLPAKQRVTRDEAVSFMTERYGMEVQ encoded by the coding sequence ATGACGAACCCGATGCAGGAACTTCACATCGATAAAGTCGTCGTTCACATGGGCGTCGGCGAGAGCGGTGAGAGGCTTGTCAATGGCGAGAACATCATCCGTGCGATCACCGGGGCAGAACCAGTGCGTGCCTTTGCAAAGAAGACCCAGCCGGCCTTCGGGACCAGGAAGGGCGCACCCATCGGTGCCAAGGTGACCCTGCGGGGCAAGAAAGCCGAGACATTCGTCCAGACCGCTTTCGACATCGCCGAAAGGCGGCTCTCAAGCTCAGCCTTCGATAACCAGGGCAACTTTTCCTTTGGTATCGAAGAACACACCGATTTCCCGGGTCAGTCCTACGACCCGCAGATCGGAATCTACGGGATGGACGTCAATGTCATCCTTGAGAAGAATGGTGTCAGGATCGCACGCAGGATGATCGCACGCCGAAAACTTCCGGCAAAGCAGCGCGTCACCCGTGACGAAGCGGTCTCCTTTATGACCGAGCGGTATGGCATGGAGGTGCAGTGA
- a CDS encoding 50S ribosomal protein L23, with the protein MALKHPYVTEKAMMMLENENKLQVLVERSASKDGIKREVEKAFEQPVTSVRTMMTMKGQKKAVVSFENDNAAEEILSRLGVM; encoded by the coding sequence ATGGCGCTCAAACATCCGTACGTGACGGAAAAAGCGATGATGATGCTCGAGAACGAGAACAAACTTCAGGTTCTCGTTGAGCGGTCCGCCTCCAAGGACGGGATCAAGCGCGAGGTCGAGAAGGCCTTCGAACAGCCGGTCACGTCGGTCAGGACCATGATGACGATGAAGGGCCAGAAGAAGGCCGTCGTCAGCTTCGAAAACGACAACGCCGCCGAGGAGATCCTCAGCAGGCTTGGCGTCATGTAA
- a CDS encoding 50S ribosomal protein L22 — MARTGYSMQVKGENFARAKANELSVSPKHSIEIARFIRDMKADAAIEYLEAVVAKKKAIPFKRFNRDVAHKKNLPGWDAGRYPVKASGEFIKLIKQAKKNAEYAGLDPEKLVIVHTSANRGRAMRAIFPRAMGRATPKMRQSVNVELIVKEAE, encoded by the coding sequence ATGGCACGGACTGGATATTCAATGCAGGTCAAGGGAGAGAACTTCGCTCGCGCCAAGGCGAACGAACTGTCTGTCTCCCCGAAGCACTCCATCGAGATTGCCCGGTTTATCAGGGACATGAAGGCCGACGCGGCCATCGAGTACCTGGAAGCCGTGGTGGCGAAGAAGAAGGCAATCCCCTTCAAGCGCTTTAACAGAGATGTGGCGCACAAGAAGAATCTCCCAGGGTGGGACGCCGGCCGCTACCCGGTTAAGGCCTCCGGTGAGTTCATCAAACTCATCAAGCAGGCGAAGAAGAACGCGGAATACGCCGGGCTCGATCCCGAGAAGCTTGTCATCGTCCACACCTCCGCCAACCGCGGTCGTGCGATGCGTGCGATCTTCCCGCGTGCGATGGGTAGAGCAACCCCGAAGATGCGTCAGAGCGTGAACGTCGAACTGATCGTGAAGGAGGCTGAGTGA
- the rplX gene encoding 50S ribosomal protein L24, whose product MVRIASKQPRKQRKIRYNASTHQRSRFLSAPLSKDLREEYKRRRARVVSGDTVQVLRGEHAGTEGVVDSVDTKKGMIEVHGVTVAKTDGTEVPRPVNASNVMITKLKTEDPRRVAKLEERK is encoded by the coding sequence ATGGTAAGGATTGCAAGCAAACAGCCTAGAAAACAGCGTAAGATACGCTACAATGCATCCACGCATCAGCGGAGCCGTTTCCTCTCAGCACCCCTTTCGAAGGATCTCCGTGAGGAATACAAGAGGCGCCGCGCTCGTGTCGTCAGCGGCGACACCGTGCAGGTGCTCCGCGGCGAGCACGCCGGGACCGAAGGCGTCGTCGATAGTGTGGACACGAAGAAAGGCATGATCGAGGTGCACGGTGTCACCGTGGCCAAGACCGACGGAACCGAAGTTCCGCGCCCGGTAAACGCCTCGAATGTCATGATCACCAAACTCAAGACCGAAGACCCGCGCCGGGTGGCAAAGCTTGAGGAGAGGAAGTAA
- the rpmC gene encoding 50S ribosomal protein L29: MAIFRAHEVRQLSDVELAEQLEKLKLDLMQARGKVSAGGAPENPGHIREVRRTIARIQTEQNAREAVNQA; this comes from the coding sequence ATGGCTATCTTCAGGGCACACGAAGTCCGCCAGCTTTCTGACGTAGAACTGGCCGAACAACTCGAGAAACTGAAACTCGACCTGATGCAGGCTCGCGGAAAGGTCAGTGCAGGTGGTGCTCCTGAGAACCCGGGTCATATCCGGGAGGTCAGGAGGACCATCGCTCGCATCCAGACCGAGCAGAACGCACGGGAGGCCGTTAACCAGGCATGA
- a CDS encoding 50S ribosomal protein L32e has protein sequence MDVADEKIRLIRVRSQKTGCKFQRQCLHSKRKLKDTWRKPRGLTSKQRRQYKAKGAHPQAGYGAPVAVRGMHPSGYFEVLVNNPTELEGLNPEEQAVRIASGVGKKKRIDIQQKALEAGLKVLNAKDLSQAPVEEAVEENVEEVEADE, from the coding sequence ATGGACGTGGCAGACGAGAAGATTCGGTTAATCCGTGTCCGGTCCCAGAAGACCGGATGCAAGTTCCAGCGCCAGTGTCTCCATTCAAAAAGGAAACTGAAGGACACCTGGAGGAAACCCCGCGGTCTGACCAGCAAGCAGCGGAGGCAGTACAAGGCAAAGGGCGCACACCCGCAGGCCGGGTACGGTGCCCCGGTGGCAGTGCGCGGCATGCACCCGAGTGGATACTTCGAGGTGCTGGTCAACAACCCGACCGAGCTTGAGGGACTCAACCCGGAGGAGCAGGCGGTGCGGATCGCCAGCGGCGTCGGGAAGAAGAAGCGGATTGATATCCAGCAGAAGGCCCTCGAAGCCGGGCTGAAAGTGCTGAATGCAAAAGACCTCTCGCAGGCACCGGTTGAAGAGGCTGTCGAAGAGAATGTTGAGGAGGTTGAAGCAGATGAGTAA
- a CDS encoding 50S ribosomal protein L18, with product MASGARYFVPFRRRKEGRTDYYARTKLLLSETPRMVVRKTNRQIICQLVVPGEQGDQTLISTYSKELIGLGYEGSTSSTPAAYLTGMLFARKALAAGYDEAVLDIGLARAQSGARVFAALKGAVNGGLEVPHGEEILPDDERTSGSVIAAYAPERAGNLVENVEEVAEAIMKELE from the coding sequence ATGGCGTCTGGAGCACGGTATTTTGTTCCATTCCGCAGGAGGAAAGAGGGTCGGACCGATTATTATGCGCGGACAAAACTCCTTCTCTCCGAAACCCCCCGGATGGTCGTTCGCAAGACCAACCGCCAGATCATCTGTCAACTGGTGGTGCCTGGTGAACAGGGAGACCAGACTCTGATCTCGACCTACTCCAAGGAACTGATCGGTCTGGGCTACGAGGGCTCGACTTCGAGCACCCCGGCAGCATACCTGACCGGGATGCTCTTTGCAAGGAAGGCTCTTGCAGCAGGCTACGATGAGGCTGTCCTTGACATCGGGCTTGCACGCGCGCAGTCTGGTGCCCGGGTCTTTGCTGCACTGAAGGGTGCAGTCAATGGAGGACTTGAGGTGCCTCACGGCGAGGAGATTCTCCCGGACGACGAGCGGACCAGCGGTTCGGTCATTGCGGCATATGCTCCTGAAAGGGCCGGTAACCTCGTTGAGAACGTTGAAGAAGTGGCAGAGGCCATCATGAAGGAGCTGGAGTGA
- a CDS encoding 30S ribosomal protein S19 yields MAKKTQKRLPRRREAFTYRGLSIEDLQQMGTSELIPLMPTRVRRKFTRGLSREHEKILAQVRAGDDHIRTHVRDMVIMPEMIGKTIEIYNGKTFIAVEIQPEAVFHYLGEFSLTRGRVNHGTAGIGATRSSKYVPLK; encoded by the coding sequence ATGGCAAAGAAAACACAAAAGAGGCTTCCGAGGCGGCGTGAGGCATTTACCTACCGCGGCCTTTCCATTGAGGATCTCCAGCAGATGGGGACGAGCGAACTGATTCCCCTGATGCCGACCAGAGTGCGCCGCAAGTTTACCCGCGGCCTCTCTCGTGAGCACGAGAAGATCCTTGCCCAGGTGAGAGCCGGCGACGACCACATCCGCACCCATGTGCGCGACATGGTCATCATGCCCGAGATGATCGGCAAGACGATCGAGATCTACAACGGCAAGACATTCATCGCCGTAGAGATCCAGCCAGAGGCGGTCTTCCACTATCTGGGCGAGTTCTCTCTGACGAGAGGTAGAGTCAACCACGGTACCGCCGGTATCGGTGCGACCAGGTCTTCCAAGTACGTACCCCTGAAGTGA
- a CDS encoding 50S ribosomal protein L6 produces the protein MTTEKRVAVPDGVTVSIEGFTISVNGPKGEISRDMRYPGVSIVLEDSEVVVSTESTRKRIVAMIGTYASHIRNMVEGVTKGFEYQMKVVYAHFPIQIKLQGDLLSINNFLGEKQPRVAKVLPGVTVKIGNDELTITGIDKERVGATAAKIERATKVRKRDTRVFQDGIYIVQRA, from the coding sequence ATGACAACTGAGAAGAGAGTAGCGGTGCCTGACGGGGTCACGGTCTCGATCGAGGGTTTCACGATTTCGGTGAATGGTCCGAAGGGTGAGATCTCACGTGACATGCGTTACCCCGGGGTCTCCATTGTTCTTGAGGACAGTGAAGTCGTCGTCTCCACTGAATCGACCAGAAAGCGTATTGTCGCTATGATCGGCACCTATGCCTCACATATCCGGAATATGGTCGAGGGTGTCACCAAGGGCTTTGAGTATCAGATGAAGGTCGTCTATGCTCACTTCCCGATCCAGATTAAACTCCAGGGCGATCTCCTCTCCATCAACAACTTCCTTGGGGAGAAGCAGCCGAGGGTCGCAAAGGTCCTCCCTGGCGTTACGGTCAAGATCGGCAACGACGAATTGACCATCACTGGCATCGACAAAGAGCGTGTCGGGGCGACTGCAGCGAAGATCGAGCGGGCAACGAAGGTCCGTAAGCGCGATACGCGGGTCTTCCAGGACGGAATTTACATTGTGCAGAGGGCGTGA
- a CDS encoding 30S ribosomal protein S14: MADKEQKKNFGRGANECRICGRKQGLVRRYNIMFCRQCFREWAPKMGFKKMN; encoded by the coding sequence ATGGCAGACAAAGAACAGAAGAAAAATTTCGGACGCGGCGCAAATGAGTGCCGGATCTGTGGCAGGAAACAGGGCCTTGTCCGCAGGTACAACATCATGTTCTGCCGGCAGTGCTTCCGTGAGTGGGCGCCCAAGATGGGCTTTAAGAAGATGAACTGA
- a CDS encoding 30S ribosomal protein S4e yields MSHLKRLTAPMAWQIAKKENTFITRTCPGPHNAAAMPVAVWLRDMMELAGNMKEIKRILHQRDIIVNGKPVTDPKIGLGIFDIISIPKMDKHYRLLMDKRGHLVSVEIDAEAASTRLCKIRNKTIVKGGKVQLNLNFGANLIADNTYKPKDSIVLTLGEGEDRFKIVDHFPFAVGNTAMVIGGKHSGKIGTITEIRTVPGSIPNRVFLEDENKESFETVEGYIFMIGRETPVIAEWGIEA; encoded by the coding sequence ATGTCACATCTGAAGAGACTGACCGCGCCGATGGCCTGGCAGATCGCCAAGAAAGAGAACACGTTCATCACCAGGACCTGCCCTGGCCCGCACAACGCGGCTGCAATGCCGGTCGCCGTCTGGCTCAGGGACATGATGGAACTTGCCGGGAACATGAAGGAGATCAAGCGGATCCTCCACCAGCGCGATATCATCGTCAACGGCAAGCCGGTGACCGACCCCAAGATAGGGCTTGGCATCTTCGACATCATTTCCATCCCGAAGATGGACAAGCACTACCGTCTCCTGATGGACAAGCGTGGCCATCTGGTCTCGGTCGAGATCGATGCCGAGGCCGCCAGCACCAGGCTGTGCAAGATCAGGAACAAGACCATTGTCAAGGGCGGCAAGGTCCAGTTGAACCTCAACTTCGGCGCCAACCTCATTGCCGACAACACCTACAAGCCCAAGGACTCGATCGTCCTCACTCTCGGTGAGGGAGAGGACCGGTTCAAGATCGTTGACCACTTCCCCTTCGCTGTCGGGAACACGGCAATGGTCATCGGCGGGAAGCACTCAGGCAAGATCGGCACGATCACCGAGATCAGAACGGTCCCTGGCAGCATCCCGAACAGAGTCTTCCTTGAAGACGAGAACAAGGAGTCTTTCGAGACGGTCGAGGGGTATATCTTCATGATCGGTCGTGAGACGCCTGTGATCGCTGAATGGGGGATTGAGGCCTGA
- a CDS encoding 30S ribosomal protein S17 produces MARDIGLNVPLPEKECSDVNCPFHGTLPVHGQVITGKVVSDRMNGTVVVGRDYLHFVRKYKRYEKRSSKYHAHLPDCLDIKVGDTVRIAECRPLSKTTNFVVVEVI; encoded by the coding sequence ATGGCGAGAGATATTGGGTTAAACGTCCCGCTTCCTGAAAAGGAGTGCAGCGACGTGAACTGTCCGTTTCACGGCACCCTGCCGGTGCACGGCCAGGTGATCACCGGCAAGGTCGTGAGCGACCGCATGAACGGGACGGTGGTAGTCGGGCGAGATTACCTCCACTTTGTGCGGAAGTATAAGCGGTATGAGAAGCGGTCCTCCAAGTATCATGCCCACCTCCCGGACTGCCTCGACATTAAAGTGGGTGACACGGTCAGGATCGCCGAATGCAGGCCCCTGTCCAAGACAACCAACTTTGTTGTTGTCGAGGTGATCTGA
- a CDS encoding 30S ribosomal protein S5, whose product MAYEQEPWVPLTGIGRAVAAGEIASIDEVLESGKPIKEAQIVDAFLPDLDDEVIDISMVQRMTDSGRRVKFRAVVIVGNHDGYIGLGQAKDAQVGNAIRKAIDNAKTNIIKVRRGCGSWECGCGTRHSIPMQVKGKAGSVKVTLMPAPQGIGLVTGEVGRKVLDFAGVRDVWASSSGNTRTTINYAKATFNALKATNMIRTGGAE is encoded by the coding sequence ATGGCGTACGAACAGGAACCCTGGGTTCCGCTGACCGGAATCGGCCGTGCAGTTGCTGCAGGCGAGATCGCGAGCATCGACGAGGTGCTCGAAAGCGGGAAGCCAATTAAGGAGGCTCAGATCGTCGATGCCTTCCTCCCCGACCTGGACGATGAGGTCATCGACATCTCGATGGTCCAGCGGATGACCGACTCCGGCAGGCGTGTCAAGTTCAGGGCCGTTGTTATTGTCGGCAACCACGACGGTTACATCGGTCTGGGACAGGCCAAGGACGCGCAGGTCGGAAACGCAATCCGAAAGGCAATTGATAACGCAAAGACCAACATCATCAAGGTACGCCGTGGCTGCGGGAGCTGGGAGTGTGGGTGTGGAACCAGGCACTCCATCCCGATGCAGGTCAAGGGCAAGGCCGGCAGTGTCAAGGTTACCTTGATGCCGGCACCGCAGGGGATCGGTCTGGTCACCGGTGAAGTCGGCAGAAAGGTGCTCGACTTCGCGGGTGTCAGAGATGTCTGGGCCTCCTCAAGCGGGAACACCCGGACGACCATCAACTATGCCAAGGCGACCTTCAATGCGCTGAAGGCAACAAACATGATCCGGACTGGAGGGGCAGAGTAA
- a CDS encoding 50S ribosomal protein L19e → MSNLSTQKRLAAAVLNCGVNRVRFDPERISDIEAAISRAEIRELVGEGVIKTAVAKGNSRGRARIRTAKRSYGHKKGYGRRKGTAGARNPSKSQWMQRIRGIRGTLREMRDEGSIDRHTYRRLYRRAAGGQFRSRAHLKTHIEMITKGRVE, encoded by the coding sequence ATGAGTAATCTTTCAACCCAGAAGCGGCTTGCAGCGGCTGTACTCAACTGTGGGGTCAACCGCGTCAGGTTCGACCCCGAGCGTATCTCTGACATTGAGGCCGCAATCTCGCGCGCCGAGATCCGTGAACTTGTTGGAGAAGGCGTGATCAAGACGGCAGTGGCGAAAGGTAACAGCCGCGGTCGTGCACGGATCCGGACTGCCAAGCGTTCTTACGGTCACAAGAAGGGATATGGCCGGAGAAAGGGTACGGCTGGAGCACGGAACCCGTCGAAGAGCCAGTGGATGCAGAGAATTCGGGGTATCAGAGGGACACTCCGCGAGATGCGGGATGAAGGTTCCATTGATCGCCACACCTACCGTCGTCTTTATCGGCGTGCGGCCGGTGGTCAGTTCAGGAGCCGGGCCCATCTGAAAACCCACATTGAGATGATTACCAAAGGGAGGGTTGAGTAA
- the rpl4p gene encoding 50S ribosomal protein L4: MKANVRSTDGSVVREIELPAVFDELYRPDLIKKAVLAIQSMRLQPHGTDPFAGIRSSAVSWGSGRGVAQLPRIKNGSRAAKIPQAKGGRAAHPPKVAKVLKRKINKQEKWLALRSAVAATTLPELVTARGHRFEGEVPFIVDETFEALDKTSDVINALQALGLYADVERAKESKKVRAGRGKMRGRRYKQRKSLLIVTGEDSLRAARNLAGVDAVSVYDLNTELLAPGTQAGRLTVWSESALKLMEEVE, encoded by the coding sequence ATGAAAGCAAATGTCAGATCAACCGACGGGTCAGTCGTCCGTGAGATTGAACTTCCGGCTGTCTTCGATGAACTCTACCGGCCCGACCTGATCAAGAAGGCGGTCCTGGCCATCCAGAGCATGAGGCTCCAGCCCCATGGCACCGACCCATTCGCCGGGATCAGAAGTTCAGCCGTGAGCTGGGGTTCAGGGCGCGGCGTTGCGCAACTGCCGAGGATCAAGAACGGCTCACGAGCAGCCAAGATCCCGCAGGCCAAGGGCGGCCGTGCGGCCCACCCGCCGAAGGTCGCAAAGGTGCTCAAGAGGAAGATCAATAAGCAGGAAAAGTGGCTGGCCCTGCGTTCTGCGGTTGCAGCAACCACGCTGCCGGAACTCGTCACCGCCCGCGGCCACCGCTTTGAGGGTGAAGTCCCATTCATCGTCGACGAAACCTTCGAGGCCCTCGATAAGACCTCCGACGTCATCAACGCCCTTCAGGCACTCGGCCTCTATGCCGATGTCGAACGGGCAAAGGAGAGCAAGAAAGTCCGTGCCGGCCGCGGTAAGATGCGTGGTCGCCGGTACAAGCAGCGCAAGAGCCTGCTGATTGTCACTGGTGAAGACTCACTCCGTGCAGCCCGCAACCTTGCCGGTGTCGACGCGGTCTCGGTCTACGACCTGAACACCGAGCTCCTCGCACCGGGCACCCAGGCCGGCAGGCTGACTGTCTGGTCCGAGAGCGCACTCAAACTGATGGAAGAGGTGGAGTGA
- a CDS encoding 50S ribosomal protein L14 yields MKAKISKIPRAISTRTKLVCADNTGARVVEIISVVGYHGVRRRQPKLGIGDIATISVKKGTPDMRRKLLRAVVIRQRKEMRRPNGLRVGFDDNAAVIVDERGEPKGTEIKGPVAREVAERFPKIGSTATIIV; encoded by the coding sequence ATGAAAGCAAAGATATCGAAGATCCCGAGGGCGATCAGCACCAGGACAAAACTTGTCTGTGCTGACAACACCGGGGCCAGGGTCGTTGAGATCATCTCAGTGGTCGGGTACCACGGTGTCCGCAGGCGTCAGCCGAAACTCGGTATCGGCGACATTGCGACGATCTCTGTTAAGAAGGGTACGCCCGATATGCGGCGTAAACTTCTCAGGGCCGTCGTCATCAGGCAGCGCAAAGAGATGCGCCGCCCGAACGGACTGCGGGTCGGCTTCGACGACAACGCTGCCGTGATCGTCGACGAACGCGGCGAACCGAAGGGAACCGAGATCAAGGGACCGGTGGCCCGTGAGGTTGCCGAGCGTTTCCCGAAGATCGGGTCCACAGCGACGATCATCGTGTGA
- a CDS encoding 30S ribosomal protein S3: MAIERKFVSEGVTRARIEQFLNRELKRAGYGGMDIVRTPLGTQITIFAEKPGIVIGKGGKLVRQLTQDLATNFNIDSPQVEVQQVPNPNTNAQIMAERLATALERGWYFRKAGSSTLRRVMESGALGCEIVLSGKVTGARSRVQKFVDGHIKHAGEPSETIVEKGFAVAVKKLGTIGVQVMIIPGDAHLPDEFEILEPKPLAEVVEPEVVEDIGEDVDAELEEFVEEVPEAAEFVEEEQ; encoded by the coding sequence ATGGCAATAGAGCGTAAATTCGTCAGTGAAGGCGTTACCAGGGCACGCATCGAGCAGTTCCTCAACCGTGAACTCAAGCGCGCCGGCTATGGCGGGATGGACATCGTCCGCACCCCGCTCGGCACGCAGATCACGATCTTCGCCGAAAAACCCGGAATTGTCATCGGGAAAGGCGGCAAACTCGTGCGGCAGCTCACCCAGGACCTGGCCACCAACTTCAACATCGACTCCCCGCAGGTCGAAGTGCAGCAGGTTCCCAACCCCAACACCAACGCCCAGATCATGGCCGAGAGACTTGCCACCGCCCTTGAGCGCGGCTGGTACTTCAGAAAGGCCGGGTCGAGCACGCTCCGTCGTGTCATGGAGTCGGGCGCTCTCGGGTGCGAGATCGTCCTCTCCGGCAAGGTGACCGGGGCCCGGTCAAGGGTCCAGAAGTTTGTCGACGGGCACATCAAGCACGCCGGTGAACCAAGCGAGACGATCGTCGAGAAAGGCTTTGCTGTGGCCGTCAAGAAACTGGGCACCATCGGGGTCCAGGTCATGATCATCCCCGGCGACGCTCACCTTCCTGACGAGTTCGAGATCCTCGAACCAAAGCCGCTGGCTGAGGTCGTGGAACCTGAGGTCGTCGAAGACATCGGTGAAGACGTCGACGCCGAACTCGAGGAGTTCGTGGAAGAAGTTCCTGAAGCTGCAGAATTCGTTGAGGAGGAGCAGTAA